A section of the Nitrososphaerota archaeon genome encodes:
- a CDS encoding ParB N-terminal domain-containing protein — MKTIAKIEEPLHGYSQEIAIIPVDNLKVIEIQRAPSKSHIKRLSESIRKIGFVIPLVVVKRGNENIIIDGQHRFLAAKELGIKQLPAIIIPEKYAHELMELNIEKQMSLREKAYVALNVYRMYLKEKPKINEDDGQIMDSIEFAYYVTLGIAYEKAPRLFGSAYESVLKKVDSFLSKPLINAVKEREERAEILIETDNIAREAVEKVKEIGIDHPFLYKEVVSFCTPVKRKRKVEQSFNEMFNILKENLKSLKSNPHKIREHKFSTMIEV, encoded by the coding sequence ATGAAAACTATAGCTAAAATAGAAGAACCATTACATGGTTATTCTCAAGAAATTGCCATAATTCCTGTAGATAATCTTAAAGTTATAGAAATACAAAGAGCGCCTTCAAAATCTCATATTAAAAGACTTAGCGAATCTATTAGAAAAATAGGTTTTGTAATTCCTTTGGTTGTTGTAAAAAGAGGAAATGAAAATATAATTATTGATGGTCAGCATAGATTTCTTGCAGCAAAAGAACTTGGAATAAAGCAATTGCCTGCAATCATAATTCCTGAAAAATATGCGCATGAATTAATGGAATTAAATATTGAAAAGCAAATGTCTCTTAGAGAAAAAGCATATGTTGCTTTAAATGTTTATAGAATGTATTTGAAAGAAAAGCCAAAAATAAATGAAGATGATGGACAAATAATGGACTCTATCGAATTTGCTTATTATGTTACTTTAGGAATTGCTTATGAAAAAGCACCAAGACTTTTTGGTTCAGCATATGAATCAGTTTTAAAGAAAGTTGATTCTTTCCTTTCAAAACCATTAATAAATGCTGTAAAAGAAAGAGAAGAAAGAGCTGAAATTTTAATAGAAACAGATAATATAGCAAGAGAAGCAGTAGAGAAAGTTAAAGAAATTGGAATAGATCATCCATTTTTATATAAAGAAGTAGTATCTTTCTGCACACCAGTAAAAAGGAAAAGGAAGGTTGAACAAAGCTTTAATGAAATGTTCAATATTTTAAAGGAAAACTTAAAAAGTCTAAAATCAAACCCTCATAAAATAAGAGAACATAAGTTTTCTACAATGATTGAGGTATAG
- a CDS encoding 50S ribosomal protein L37e, whose product MVKGTPSFGKRNKKVHIRCRRCGRVSFHVSKRRCAACGFGETKTLRKYKWHKF is encoded by the coding sequence ATGGTAAAAGGTACTCCCTCCTTTGGTAAAAGAAATAAAAAAGTGCATATAAGATGTAGACGTTGCGGCAGAGTATCTTTTCATGTTTCTAAAAGAAGATGTGCTGCTTGTGGTTTTGGAGAAACAAAGACATTAAGAAAATATAAATGGCATAAATTTTAA
- a CDS encoding LSM domain-containing protein, translated as MSIDISLKVLSKSLGEKVLVKLRNGKTLRGFLQGYDQHMNLVLEEAEEIIDDENTNKLGSIVIRGDNIIMISPLLVKK; from the coding sequence TTGTCCATAGACATATCTCTTAAGGTTCTTTCAAAAAGCTTAGGTGAAAAAGTTTTAGTAAAGCTTAGGAATGGAAAAACTCTTAGAGGCTTTCTTCAAGGATATGATCAACATATGAATCTTGTTCTTGAAGAAGCTGAAGAAATAATAGATGATGAAAATACTAATAAATTAGGCTCAATAGTTATAAGAGGAGATAATATAATAATGATATCTCCACTTTTAGTAAAAAAATAA
- a CDS encoding flavin reductase family protein produces the protein MKIEVDLNESYKLLHPRPVVMICSIGKDGKINIMACSWITPISDDPPLIAISLWSKGYTHKLIDEAGEFTVNIPSINLLEKVWLAGTKSGSKIDKAKLLKLSFKESKKVKPPIINDCIGNLECKVRNRIIMNEQILYIAEVLKAYVEENLFKNNILIEEANVLHHVGGKIFAITTKYLKAR, from the coding sequence ATGAAAATTGAGGTTGATCTTAATGAATCTTATAAACTTCTTCATCCACGTCCAGTTGTAATGATATGCTCTATTGGAAAAGATGGTAAAATAAACATTATGGCATGTTCTTGGATAACTCCTATAAGTGATGATCCGCCATTAATAGCAATATCTTTATGGTCTAAAGGATATACGCATAAATTAATAGACGAGGCTGGTGAATTTACAGTTAATATACCATCAATAAATTTATTAGAAAAAGTATGGTTAGCTGGTACTAAAAGTGGAAGTAAAATAGATAAAGCTAAGCTATTAAAATTATCATTTAAAGAATCAAAAAAAGTTAAGCCACCAATAATAAATGATTGTATAGGAAATTTAGAATGTAAAGTTAGAAATAGAATAATAATGAATGAACAAATATTATACATTGCTGAAGTATTAAAAGCATATGTTGAAGAAAATTTATTTAAAAATAATATTTTAATTGAAGAAGCAAATGTATTGCATCATGTTGGTGGTAAAATTTTTGCAATAACAACAAAATATTTAAAAGCCAGATGA